One window from the genome of Cryobacterium sp. GrIS_2_6 encodes:
- a CDS encoding acyltransferase, with the protein MFGEFRISIMRTTCCFAMGRKILVGRGFRIIGLQNVALLAGARLSLGTLPYGFADSKERGILRIRGRLSVAQGVAIGVGSRLDVGSGAKLEIGENTYLSPGVKVIITKGLLFGNGCAVGWNAQFLDSDFHQIGSIGEPFSEMAAPIKIGHHVWIGSHAKVFKGVTIADGCVVAGNSTVTKSFEIPNSLIGGTPARVLRANIRWR; encoded by the coding sequence TTGTTCGGCGAATTCCGCATCTCGATCATGCGAACTACATGTTGCTTTGCGATGGGGCGCAAAATCCTTGTGGGTAGAGGATTCCGCATTATTGGCCTGCAAAATGTTGCCCTACTCGCCGGCGCACGCCTATCGTTGGGCACTCTTCCCTACGGATTCGCCGATTCCAAAGAGCGCGGGATTTTGCGCATTCGGGGTCGACTATCCGTTGCACAGGGGGTTGCGATCGGCGTCGGGAGCCGCCTAGATGTTGGCTCAGGAGCGAAATTAGAGATCGGCGAGAACACGTATCTTTCCCCTGGCGTCAAAGTAATAATCACGAAGGGGCTCCTCTTCGGAAATGGCTGTGCCGTCGGATGGAACGCCCAGTTCTTAGATAGTGACTTCCACCAGATCGGCTCGATAGGCGAGCCATTTTCGGAGATGGCGGCGCCGATCAAGATCGGGCATCATGTCTGGATTGGCAGCCATGCCAAGGTATTCAAAGGAGTGACCATCGCTGACGGGTGCGTCGTCGCTGGAAACTCGACCGTCACAAAGAGTTTTGAAATTCCGAATTCGCTTATTGGTGGCACTCCGGCTCGTGTCCTGCGCGCCAATATCCGGTGGAGGTAA
- a CDS encoding IS21 family transposase — translation MDDWAKIRQLFSTGQYSKREIGRLVGVSRGTVDRALETDRLPKYQRPAVGSSFDAFAPQVRVLLAVTPTMAASTLAERVGWLGSASVFRDKVAGIRPEYVPPDPADRLVHEPGQQVQCDLWFPHEDLPLGHGQQGAPPVLVMTSTFSGFFQALMLPSRKTPDLLGGMWSLLQAARAVPRRLLWDNESGIGRGKLTEPTAAFAGTLGTEVKLLKARDPESKGMVERRNRFFRSSFMPGRVFVSPQDFNEQLASWLPVANARHSRSRRARPVDLIDQDRAAMRPLSPVAPDVLFRNTVRLPRDYYVRVHSNDYSVAPALIGRLVDVTADLEQVHVAHNGVTVTSHDRAWARQLTITDPDHVIQAAVLRRQFQSLHRHHRPQAHVAFVESASLSDYDDVFGVDIGPGLIELGRLA, via the coding sequence ATGGATGATTGGGCGAAGATACGCCAACTGTTTTCCACGGGCCAGTACTCGAAGCGGGAGATCGGCCGGCTCGTCGGGGTGTCCCGGGGAACGGTGGATCGGGCGTTGGAAACGGACCGGCTCCCGAAGTACCAGCGGCCCGCGGTCGGGTCGAGTTTTGATGCGTTCGCCCCGCAGGTTCGGGTGTTGTTGGCCGTGACGCCGACGATGGCCGCGTCCACGCTCGCGGAGCGGGTTGGCTGGCTCGGGTCGGCGTCGGTGTTCCGGGACAAAGTCGCGGGGATCCGGCCGGAGTACGTGCCGCCGGACCCCGCGGACCGGCTCGTGCACGAGCCCGGACAGCAGGTCCAGTGCGACTTGTGGTTCCCGCACGAGGACCTCCCGCTCGGCCACGGGCAGCAGGGCGCGCCGCCGGTGCTGGTGATGACGTCCACGTTCTCCGGGTTCTTCCAAGCCCTGATGCTGCCGTCTCGGAAAACACCGGACCTGCTCGGCGGGATGTGGTCCCTGCTCCAGGCCGCCCGCGCGGTCCCGCGACGGTTGCTCTGGGACAACGAGTCCGGCATCGGCCGCGGCAAGCTCACCGAGCCTACTGCCGCGTTCGCGGGCACCCTCGGCACCGAGGTCAAGCTCCTCAAGGCCCGGGATCCGGAGTCCAAGGGTATGGTCGAGCGGCGGAACCGGTTCTTCCGGTCCTCGTTCATGCCGGGCCGGGTGTTCGTGTCCCCGCAGGACTTCAACGAGCAGCTCGCGTCCTGGCTGCCGGTGGCCAACGCGCGTCACTCCCGGTCCCGGCGCGCCCGCCCGGTCGACCTGATCGACCAGGACCGGGCCGCGATGCGCCCGTTGTCGCCGGTGGCGCCGGACGTGTTGTTCCGGAACACGGTGCGTCTGCCGCGGGATTACTACGTCAGGGTGCACTCCAACGACTACTCCGTCGCGCCGGCCCTGATCGGCAGGCTCGTGGACGTGACCGCTGACCTTGAGCAGGTCCACGTCGCCCACAACGGTGTCACCGTCACCTCTCACGACCGGGCCTGGGCCCGGCAGCTGACCATCACCGACCCCGACCATGTCATCCAGGCGGCCGTGCTCCGGCGTCAGTTCCAGAGCCTGCACCGCCATCACCGGCCCCAGGCCCACGTCGCGTTCGTCGAGTCGGCGAGCCTGTCGGACTATGA